The nucleotide sequence CCGTACACGAGCAACATGGATGCAGAGATTTTATTCGGACCCTTTTTATTGAAAAATCAAAACGAAGCGTTTAAAGAAAAATGGACTGGAGAAGTCAAGCAATGGAAAACAATTTTGAATCAGATGGAAAACAGTCAAGGAACAGCATCAGAAGATAAAAGAAAAGAAATTGAAAAAAATCTAAGACTAGCAGAGGAGTGGATTCTTTGAGTAAAGCGGCAAGCGGGCAATATATTATTTCTCTCTTAGAAAGCTTTGCACCAAAAAAGATGGCAATGGAGGGCGACCCGATTGGATTGCAGGTTGGAACACTAGATAAGCCTGTAAAAAAAGTAATGATTGCTCTAGATGTTTTAGAAAGTGTTGTAGATGAAGCGATTGAAGGTGATGTAGATTTAATCATTGCACATCACCCATTGCTATACCGTCCTTTAAAGAAAATAGACACAAGTACTTCAAAAGGAAGAGTGATCGAAAAGCTAATCAAGAACGATATCACGGTATATGCTGCCCATACTAACCTTGATGTTACCGCTTTAGGTGTGAATGAGTGGCTGGCGAATCAATTGCAGTTAACACAAACCGAAGTGCTTTCAACTACTTATGAAGATCAACTTGTAAAATTATCTGTCTTTGTACCCGTTTCACATGAGGAGCAGGTGAGGAAAGCGATTGGCAATGCAGGGGCAGGCCATATTGGCAACTACAGTCATTGTACGTTCACTTCTAAGGGGCTTGGTACATTTACTCCGCTGGAAGGGACTGCGCCATACATTGGAAAACAGGGTCAATTAGAGCGGACTGAAGAAGTTAAGATTGAGTCAATCCTGCCGGAATCCATTCAAAAAGCTGTGATTGCAGCCATGAAAAAAGCTCATCCATACGAAGAGGTAGCCTTCGATCTTTATCCGCTATTGAATAAAGGAAACGAGCTCGGAATAGGCAAAATCGGAAAGCTGCCTAAAGAGATGAGTCTTCAAGAATTTGTAGATCATGTAAAAAAGGTCTTTCAGATTTCAAATGTTCGTGTTATTAAGGGGAACAAGTCTTTTATAAAAAGAGTAGCCGTTGTTGGCGGAGATGGAAACAAATATATTTATCCAGCACTTCATAA is from Fictibacillus sp. b24 and encodes:
- a CDS encoding Nif3-like dinuclear metal center hexameric protein produces the protein MSKAASGQYIISLLESFAPKKMAMEGDPIGLQVGTLDKPVKKVMIALDVLESVVDEAIEGDVDLIIAHHPLLYRPLKKIDTSTSKGRVIEKLIKNDITVYAAHTNLDVTALGVNEWLANQLQLTQTEVLSTTYEDQLVKLSVFVPVSHEEQVRKAIGNAGAGHIGNYSHCTFTSKGLGTFTPLEGTAPYIGKQGQLERTEEVKIESILPESIQKAVIAAMKKAHPYEEVAFDLYPLLNKGNELGIGKIGKLPKEMSLQEFVDHVKKVFQISNVRVIKGNKSFIKRVAVVGGDGNKYIYPALHKGADVLVTGDIYYHNAHDAQEDGLTIIDAGHHIEQIMKRELKNVLENKLTSGKYETVVVESNLITDPFTFM